One region of Pseudodesulfovibrio senegalensis genomic DNA includes:
- the nhaB gene encoding sodium/proton antiporter NhaB, whose translation MTLGQAFKANFLGNAPQWYKLCLLAFLIINPIVWFGVPNGHFLAGWILIGEFIFTLAMALKCYPLPAGGLLAIEAIAMGMTSPQSVYHEAVHNFPVILLLIFMVAGIYFMKDLLQFTFTKLLVKIQSKILISLLFCFSGAFLSAFLDALTVTAVIISVAYGFYNVYHRYASGVPMTSSHDLVNDEAVKMGREDLLEFRAYLRNLMMHGAVGTALGGVCTIVGEPQNLLIGHEMGWHFMDFFIMVAPISMPVLIMGLLTCASLEKFHLFGYGAALPGNVRSILLEQATQDEAKRGITGKAKLVTQIIVAIWLIVSLGLHLAEVGIIGLSVIVLLSSFNGFVEEHQFGKAFEEALPFTALLVVFFAIVAVIHDNHLFAPVIHYVLSLKGHVQLAAYYLANGLLSMISDNVFVATVYISETKMHFVDVLSALPGVQDGKALMAALTDPHQVRADVIATLPEAIQQTVATEMKQFDHLAVAINTGTNIPSVATPNGQAAFLFLLTSTLAPVIRLSYGRMVMLALPYTIVMSITGLTATYYMNEILHFFGG comes from the coding sequence ATGACTCTTGGCCAAGCTTTCAAGGCCAACTTCCTGGGCAACGCACCGCAATGGTACAAGCTTTGCCTGCTGGCCTTCTTGATCATCAACCCCATCGTATGGTTCGGGGTGCCCAACGGGCACTTCCTTGCCGGCTGGATTCTCATCGGTGAATTCATCTTCACCCTTGCCATGGCGCTCAAATGCTACCCGCTGCCCGCGGGCGGTCTGCTGGCCATCGAGGCCATCGCCATGGGCATGACTTCGCCGCAAAGCGTCTATCATGAAGCGGTGCACAACTTCCCGGTTATCCTGCTACTCATCTTCATGGTGGCCGGCATCTACTTCATGAAGGACCTGCTGCAGTTCACCTTCACCAAACTGTTGGTGAAGATTCAGTCCAAAATACTGATCTCCCTGCTTTTCTGTTTTTCCGGTGCATTCCTTTCCGCATTTCTGGATGCCCTGACCGTCACCGCGGTCATCATCTCGGTCGCCTACGGCTTCTACAACGTCTACCACCGCTACGCCTCGGGCGTGCCCATGACCTCGTCCCACGACCTGGTCAATGACGAAGCCGTGAAAATGGGCCGCGAAGACCTGCTGGAATTCCGCGCATACCTGCGCAACCTGATGATGCACGGCGCAGTGGGTACAGCGCTCGGCGGCGTGTGCACCATCGTGGGCGAGCCCCAGAACCTGCTCATCGGCCATGAAATGGGCTGGCACTTCATGGACTTCTTCATCATGGTGGCGCCCATTTCCATGCCCGTGCTGATCATGGGTCTGTTGACCTGCGCCTCCCTGGAAAAATTCCACCTGTTCGGCTACGGCGCGGCTCTGCCGGGCAACGTGCGTTCCATCCTGCTGGAGCAGGCCACCCAAGACGAAGCAAAACGCGGCATCACCGGCAAGGCCAAGCTCGTGACCCAGATCATCGTGGCCATCTGGCTCATCGTTTCGCTGGGCCTGCATCTTGCCGAGGTCGGCATTATCGGCCTTTCGGTCATCGTGCTGCTGAGTTCCTTCAACGGCTTCGTGGAAGAGCACCAGTTCGGCAAGGCGTTTGAAGAGGCCCTGCCCTTCACCGCCCTGCTGGTGGTCTTCTTCGCCATCGTCGCGGTTATCCACGACAACCACCTGTTCGCCCCGGTCATCCACTACGTGCTCAGCCTCAAGGGACACGTGCAGCTGGCAGCCTACTATCTGGCCAACGGCCTGCTTTCCATGATCTCGGACAACGTGTTCGTGGCCACCGTGTACATCTCGGAAACCAAGATGCACTTCGTGGACGTGCTTTCCGCACTGCCCGGCGTGCAAGACGGCAAGGCTCTCATGGCCGCCCTGACCGACCCGCATCAGGTTCGCGCGGACGTCATCGCCACACTGCCCGAAGCCATCCAGCAGACCGTTGCCACGGAAATGAAGCAGTTCGACCACCTGGCCGTGGCCATCAACACCGGGACCAACATCCCGAGCGTGGCGACTCCCAACGGACAGGCCGCGTTCCTGTTCCTGCTGACCTCGACACTGGCTCCGGTCATCCGGCTGTCCTACGGGCGCATGGTCATGCTGGCGTTGCCCTACACCATCGTCATGTCCATCACCGGCCTCACCGCCACCTACTACATGAACGAGATCCTGCACTTCTTCGGCGGCTAG
- a CDS encoding DegT/DnrJ/EryC1/StrS family aminotransferase: protein MGIPFIDLKAQYRRIQDEVKSGIDAVLEHGAYIMGPEIRDIESTLAEFCSVKHAVGCASGTDALTMALLSLGVGPGDAVFTTPFTFMATAETVALLGATPVFVDIDPVTYNIDPADLRRKISMVHDEQKLTPRGVIAVDIFGVPADYDRIEPMAKNNGLFLIVDAAQSFGATYKGRPVCSFGDVACTSFFPAKPLGCYGDGGMVFTDDDTLNELLLSVRVHGQGKDKYDNERLGITGRLDSMQAAVLKAKFTIFPEEIELRNKVADRYARELAAVPDLVAPSVPDDCVGVWAQYCVMARDSRHRAELQAKLQAEGIPSPIYYPIPLHLQTAYASLGYQKGDLPVSENVAERIFALPMYPYLSNEHQDLVVSTLAKED from the coding sequence ATGGGAATACCGTTCATTGATCTCAAGGCGCAGTATCGGCGCATACAGGATGAAGTAAAAAGCGGCATCGATGCGGTGCTGGAGCACGGAGCCTACATCATGGGTCCGGAAATCCGGGATATCGAATCCACGCTCGCCGAATTCTGTTCGGTCAAGCATGCCGTGGGCTGCGCCTCGGGCACCGATGCCCTGACCATGGCGCTGCTTTCGCTGGGCGTTGGCCCGGGCGACGCCGTGTTCACCACGCCGTTCACCTTCATGGCCACTGCGGAAACCGTGGCTCTGCTTGGCGCAACCCCGGTGTTCGTGGATATTGACCCCGTGACCTACAATATTGATCCTGCGGACCTCAGGCGCAAGATTTCCATGGTCCACGATGAGCAGAAGCTCACGCCCAGAGGCGTCATCGCCGTGGACATCTTCGGCGTTCCCGCGGACTACGACCGCATCGAACCCATGGCCAAGAACAACGGCCTGTTCCTGATCGTGGACGCGGCCCAGTCGTTCGGGGCCACCTACAAGGGACGCCCCGTGTGTTCCTTCGGCGATGTGGCCTGTACCTCGTTTTTCCCGGCCAAGCCGTTGGGCTGCTACGGGGACGGGGGCATGGTCTTCACGGACGACGACACCCTGAACGAACTGTTGCTTTCCGTGCGCGTGCATGGTCAGGGCAAGGACAAGTACGACAACGAGCGTCTCGGCATCACCGGGCGGCTCGACTCCATGCAGGCCGCCGTGCTCAAGGCCAAGTTCACCATATTCCCGGAAGAGATCGAACTGCGCAACAAGGTTGCGGACCGCTATGCGCGGGAACTGGCCGCGGTGCCGGATCTTGTGGCCCCCAGCGTGCCCGATGATTGCGTGGGCGTCTGGGCGCAGTATTGCGTCATGGCGCGCGACTCCAGGCACCGGGCCGAACTGCAGGCCAAGCTGCAGGCCGAGGGCATTCCCTCGCCCATCTACTACCCGATTCCCCTGCATCTGCAGACCGCCTATGCCTCGCTGGGCTATCAGAAGGGCGACCTGCCCGTGAGCGAGAACGTGGCCGAGCGCATTTTTGCCTTGCCCATGTATCCGTACCTCTCGAACGAGCATCAGGATCTGGTGGTTTCCACACTGGCCAAAGAGGACTGA
- a CDS encoding STT3 domain-containing protein, with amino-acid sequence MIFTRLRQHLALAFDTSALCAPGRFRADARWLVTVSCLCYLITLALRLSLWTAWDNAACRVGDEFIMATHDSYLWLAHSRVAVFGDGRPLALFTRWLHEWFGVGLGDIGFWMPAFLSSLVSVACLLWGWLLGGRNSGLFAGLAGALMPGFYARSRLGYYDTDLFTLLMPLLTAFLLACWVRANARQTWLRSDTSEEAEAAPNLWAVLGLGLFTRMAGWWHLDIAHFNVLLFLAALGLALLLACPGRRSQVLLQAAIIILAAFPGLAPLHCSTLITDFHFPAWTIGLCSVLLAAALCAAMRFKGGRLLRRVPWWAHVALFAVVLVLSGIADQAVTAPLNKLLLYFRPAATQGATTHADAPVFPGVVQSIIEARNIPLADVFYRVAGFSWAGYAALAACFFTLLARPLSLLLLPMVVLSLLSLKIGVRFSMFGGAPLMIFMGVGLGALVRLFLRPGPYRRRLGALVCVGAALTLVVPLYAQYASFRATPVLSPPHAQALQWLGRTVPRDAVVWTWWDWGYATQYYSGRATPIDGGRHSGRDLFPSAMVMATDSPAKANRLIRLCAGFPHQDPSLLWHGRTGAEVQSMLEALGREAPHLKPVPPQYLVVSYKDLRIASWILYYGNWNVRTGSSTTPEMYRYSPGSIAFSLSDGIVENRHGDQGRVRTADVLGVDGVVHREYAEQVTDGTLLAGAPHMIINKLTRESLFFDRRSRESLMVRLFTENPPGNDVSKYFRLVADGLPFVRIYEVVQQ; translated from the coding sequence ATGATCTTCACGCGACTGCGGCAGCATCTGGCCCTGGCCTTTGACACGTCTGCGCTGTGCGCGCCCGGACGGTTCCGCGCGGATGCGCGCTGGCTGGTCACGGTTTCCTGCCTGTGCTACCTGATCACACTTGCCCTGCGCCTGAGCCTGTGGACCGCATGGGACAACGCGGCCTGCCGCGTGGGCGACGAATTCATCATGGCTACCCATGATTCCTACTTGTGGCTGGCCCACTCCCGCGTGGCCGTGTTCGGCGACGGCAGGCCTCTGGCCCTGTTCACCCGCTGGCTGCACGAGTGGTTCGGGGTGGGCCTGGGCGACATCGGCTTCTGGATGCCCGCGTTTCTCTCCAGCCTTGTTTCGGTTGCCTGCCTGCTTTGGGGCTGGCTGCTGGGCGGGCGCAACAGCGGCCTGTTTGCCGGGCTGGCCGGGGCGCTCATGCCCGGTTTCTATGCGCGTTCCCGCCTCGGCTATTACGACACGGACCTGTTTACCCTGCTCATGCCCCTGCTCACGGCCTTTTTATTGGCCTGCTGGGTGCGGGCCAACGCCCGGCAGACGTGGCTGCGGTCCGATACGTCAGAAGAGGCCGAGGCCGCGCCGAACCTGTGGGCGGTTCTTGGCCTCGGGTTGTTCACGCGCATGGCCGGTTGGTGGCATCTGGACATCGCCCATTTCAACGTGCTGCTGTTTCTGGCCGCCCTCGGCCTTGCCCTGCTGCTGGCCTGTCCGGGACGGCGCAGCCAGGTGTTGCTTCAGGCTGCCATCATCATTCTGGCGGCGTTTCCCGGGCTTGCACCCCTGCATTGCAGCACCCTGATCACGGATTTCCATTTTCCGGCATGGACCATCGGCCTGTGCAGCGTGCTGCTGGCCGCGGCCCTGTGCGCGGCCATGCGATTCAAGGGCGGCCGTCTGTTGCGCCGGGTCCCGTGGTGGGCGCATGTGGCTCTTTTCGCCGTGGTGCTGGTGCTCAGCGGCATCGCAGACCAGGCCGTGACCGCGCCCCTGAACAAGCTCCTGCTGTATTTCCGTCCTGCCGCCACGCAGGGCGCAACCACCCATGCGGACGCGCCCGTGTTTCCGGGCGTGGTGCAAAGCATCATCGAGGCCCGCAACATCCCGCTTGCGGACGTGTTCTACCGTGTGGCCGGTTTTTCATGGGCGGGCTACGCCGCGCTTGCGGCCTGTTTTTTCACGTTGCTGGCACGCCCCCTGTCCCTGCTTCTGCTGCCCATGGTGGTGCTGTCCCTGCTCAGCCTGAAGATCGGGGTACGTTTTTCCATGTTCGGGGGCGCACCGCTCATGATATTTATGGGCGTGGGCCTTGGCGCGCTGGTCCGTTTGTTTTTGCGGCCCGGTCCGTACCGCAGGCGTTTGGGCGCGCTGGTTTGCGTTGGCGCGGCCCTGACGCTGGTCGTGCCCCTGTATGCGCAATACGCCTCGTTCCGGGCCACGCCCGTGCTTTCCCCGCCCCATGCGCAGGCCCTGCAATGGCTGGGCAGAACAGTCCCCCGGGACGCCGTGGTCTGGACATGGTGGGATTGGGGCTACGCCACCCAGTATTACAGCGGCCGGGCGACGCCCATTGACGGCGGCCGCCATTCCGGGCGGGACCTGTTCCCCTCGGCCATGGTCATGGCCACGGATTCGCCGGCCAAGGCCAACCGCCTGATACGGCTTTGCGCCGGGTTCCCGCATCAGGACCCCTCCCTCCTGTGGCATGGGCGCACCGGCGCGGAGGTGCAGTCCATGCTGGAGGCACTGGGCCGGGAAGCGCCGCATCTCAAGCCGGTTCCCCCGCAGTATCTGGTGGTTTCCTACAAGGATCTGCGTATTGCCAGCTGGATACTGTATTACGGCAACTGGAACGTGCGCACCGGCAGTTCCACGACACCGGAGATGTATCGCTACAGTCCCGGTTCCATAGCCTTTTCCCTTTCGGACGGCATTGTGGAAAACCGGCACGGCGATCAGGGAAGGGTGCGCACCGCGGATGTGCTGGGCGTTGACGGCGTTGTGCACAGGGAGTACGCCGAACAGGTGACAGACGGTACGCTGCTGGCAGGCGCGCCGCACATGATCATCAACAAACTGACCCGGGAAAGCCTGTTTTTCGACCGCAGAAGCCGCGAGTCGCTCATGGTTCGCCTGTTCACGGAAAATCCCCCGGGCAACGACGTATCGAAATATTTTCGCCTTGTTGCGGACGGACTGCCGTTCGTGCGCATATACGAGGTGGTGCAACAGTAA
- a CDS encoding universal stress protein — MNVKTIILPVDGSGHSDKAAEHAVEYALAAGAEVVLLHCRRAVPPELGEPNVQWVLDQYAASAQEVVKPYEALLGEKGVAVRTEIVGGRPGQVIADVARAENADLIIMGSKGKSDLEGLILGSVTHAVLHTAPCPVLVVK; from the coding sequence ATGAACGTTAAAACAATCATTCTGCCGGTGGACGGGTCCGGGCATTCCGACAAGGCCGCCGAACACGCGGTCGAGTATGCGCTGGCCGCAGGGGCCGAAGTGGTGCTGCTGCATTGCCGCCGCGCCGTGCCGCCTGAACTGGGCGAGCCCAACGTGCAGTGGGTTCTGGATCAGTATGCCGCCTCGGCGCAGGAGGTGGTCAAACCCTATGAAGCATTGCTCGGGGAAAAGGGCGTTGCCGTGCGCACGGAGATCGTGGGCGGCAGGCCCGGGCAGGTCATCGCGGACGTGGCCAGGGCTGAAAACGCGGACCTGATCATCATGGGTTCCAAGGGCAAGTCCGATCTTGAAGGGTTGATTCTCGGCAGCGTGACCCATGCGGTGCTGCATACCGCGCCCTGCCCGGTGCTCGTGGTCAAATAG
- a CDS encoding sugar transferase translates to MTAPVGPSSRSRSFAASLWSRFFKRAVDIVVSALLLCLLWPLMLLVAALVALSLGRPVLFRQQRPGLRGRPFTIVKFRSMRTGSGSDGQRLTRFGKMLRSTSLDELPELWNVLKGEMSLVGPRPLLMEYLDRYSPEQARRHEVRPGITGWAQVNGRNTVGWPERLAMDTWYVDNLGPVLDAKIMLTTLKRIVMRQGIAQPGQVSCEPFSGTECKEKREDV, encoded by the coding sequence ATGACCGCTCCGGTTGGCCCGTCATCCCGATCCCGTTCATTCGCCGCATCCCTGTGGAGCCGTTTTTTCAAGCGTGCCGTGGATATTGTGGTCAGCGCCCTGCTGCTTTGTCTGCTCTGGCCGCTCATGCTGCTGGTGGCCGCGCTGGTGGCCCTGTCTCTTGGCCGTCCGGTGCTGTTTCGCCAGCAGCGTCCGGGCCTGCGCGGCAGGCCCTTCACCATTGTCAAATTCCGCTCCATGCGAACCGGCAGCGGATCCGACGGTCAGCGCCTGACCCGGTTTGGCAAAATGCTGCGCTCCACCTCGCTGGACGAGCTGCCCGAATTGTGGAATGTATTGAAGGGTGAGATGTCCCTTGTGGGACCGCGCCCCCTGCTCATGGAATACCTTGACCGCTATTCCCCGGAGCAGGCCCGGCGTCACGAGGTGCGCCCGGGAATAACCGGATGGGCGCAGGTCAATGGCCGCAATACCGTGGGCTGGCCCGAGCGGCTGGCCATGGACACCTGGTACGTGGACAATCTCGGTCCCGTGCTGGACGCGAAGATCATGCTCACCACCCTGAAGCGCATTGTCATGCGTCAGGGGATCGCCCAACCCGGGCAGGTTAGCTGTGAACCGTTTTCGGGAACCGAATGCAAAGAAAAACGGGAGGATGTATGA
- a CDS encoding glycosyltransferase family 4 protein, with amino-acid sequence MHITLFGSFTPSLIKFRGPLMAEMVRRGHTVCALGPPTVPDMGAQIRAFGAEYVPMPMQRRGLNPIADVRLILRLARTLRSLNTDIFLGYTIKPVVYGMLAARLAGVPRSFAMITGLGYAFTETSGLRRRMIFSTAKGLYAAGLRLANGVIFQNPDDRTLFARMGVLPEAKPWLITGGSGVDLEHYGFSPVQQESDAPVFLCLSRLIRAKGVGEFAEAARRIRSRHPNAVFRVAGPMEEGEDGITPDELAAWKRDCGLETLGPVEDVRPLIANASVYVLPSYYREGTPRSILEAMSMGRAVITTDAPGCRETVEDGVNGFLVPVHGVDRLEQAMERFITEPDLARTMGEQSRRLAEERFDVKNVNRAILDFMGVA; translated from the coding sequence ATGCACATAACCCTGTTCGGAAGTTTTACCCCGTCGCTCATCAAGTTTCGCGGCCCGCTCATGGCCGAGATGGTGCGGCGCGGCCACACGGTTTGCGCGCTGGGTCCGCCCACCGTGCCGGACATGGGCGCGCAGATCCGCGCGTTCGGGGCCGAATATGTGCCCATGCCCATGCAGCGGCGAGGCCTGAACCCCATTGCGGACGTGCGCCTGATCCTGCGGCTGGCGCGAACCCTGCGCTCCCTGAACACGGACATCTTTCTGGGCTACACCATCAAGCCTGTGGTTTACGGCATGCTGGCAGCGCGTTTGGCCGGGGTGCCCCGCTCCTTTGCCATGATCACCGGGCTGGGTTACGCCTTCACCGAAACCAGCGGCCTGCGGCGGCGCATGATCTTCAGCACGGCCAAGGGGCTGTACGCGGCCGGGTTGCGACTGGCGAACGGCGTGATCTTCCAGAACCCGGACGACCGCACGCTGTTTGCGCGCATGGGCGTGCTGCCCGAGGCCAAGCCGTGGCTGATCACGGGCGGTTCGGGCGTGGACCTTGAGCACTACGGATTTTCCCCGGTGCAGCAGGAAAGCGACGCCCCGGTATTTTTGTGCCTTTCCCGGCTGATCCGCGCCAAGGGCGTGGGCGAATTTGCCGAGGCGGCCCGCCGCATCCGCTCCCGCCATCCCAACGCGGTCTTCCGGGTGGCCGGTCCCATGGAAGAGGGCGAGGACGGCATCACCCCGGACGAGCTGGCCGCATGGAAGCGGGACTGCGGGCTGGAAACCCTCGGCCCGGTGGAGGACGTGCGCCCGCTCATCGCCAACGCCTCGGTCTATGTGCTGCCCTCCTATTACCGCGAGGGAACGCCGCGTTCCATTCTGGAGGCCATGAGCATGGGCCGGGCCGTGATCACCACGGACGCGCCCGGCTGCCGCGAAACCGTGGAGGACGGGGTCAACGGATTTCTGGTGCCCGTACACGGCGTGGACAGGCTGGAACAGGCCATGGAGCGCTTCATCACCGAGCCGGACCTGGCCCGGACCATGGGTGAACAGAGCCGCCGCCTTGCCGAGGAGCGTTTCGACGTGAAAAACGTGAACCGCGCCATTCTCGATTTCATGGGGGTGGCATGA
- a CDS encoding trypsin-like peptidase domain-containing protein, whose product MVRFLAVLLLFVTAFPVCANAYVDELRRTPVVKAVQSVSPSVVSITAVRIRQRGSMFGDDPIARFLEQRLFGGNQGRTRKSGSLGSGVIINGKAGLVLTNAHVISGASEISVRLTDGRELPAEMIGSDPDFDLAVLRVKNDAPLPAVKMGDSDGILIGETVIAIGNPYGFDHTVTTGVVSALNRTINTDRGRSGNFIQTDAAINPGNSGGPLLNIRGELIGINTAIHAKGEGIGFAIPINKARSVVTELISSGHVAPVWLGLSGQNIDQGAALYFGLTSLHGMIVTEVFEKTPARAAGIQPGDVLLTVNNTAVRDKDDYLVRLRSQTRSEELTLGLVRGGKNMQVRVRPAAMTRNAAASLMARRWGFRLKDNPRGQGAMVSSVEPNTAAQRIHLRPGDIIHQIGNLRLRSAGDTLSAFLRNRLANTILLRVQRDRQLHWVRMSL is encoded by the coding sequence ATGGTACGTTTTCTTGCTGTTCTCTTGTTGTTTGTGACCGCGTTTCCGGTTTGCGCGAACGCCTATGTCGATGAATTGCGCCGCACCCCGGTGGTCAAGGCCGTGCAGTCGGTCAGCCCTTCCGTGGTCAGCATCACCGCCGTGCGCATTCGTCAGCGCGGGTCCATGTTCGGGGACGATCCCATTGCCCGTTTTCTGGAACAGCGGCTGTTCGGCGGCAATCAGGGCCGAACCCGCAAGTCCGGCAGTCTCGGCTCCGGGGTCATCATCAACGGCAAGGCCGGGCTGGTGCTGACCAACGCCCATGTCATTTCCGGCGCGTCCGAGATTTCCGTGCGGCTTACGGACGGGCGCGAACTGCCCGCGGAAATGATCGGTTCGGACCCGGACTTTGATCTGGCCGTGCTGCGGGTCAAGAACGATGCGCCCCTGCCCGCCGTGAAGATGGGTGATTCGGACGGCATCCTCATCGGCGAGACTGTCATAGCCATCGGCAATCCCTACGGGTTCGACCACACCGTGACCACCGGCGTGGTCTCGGCGCTCAACCGCACCATCAACACGGACCGGGGCCGGTCCGGCAACTTCATCCAGACCGACGCGGCCATCAACCCGGGCAACTCGGGCGGGCCGCTGCTGAACATCCGGGGCGAACTCATCGGCATCAATACCGCCATCCACGCCAAGGGCGAAGGCATCGGGTTCGCCATCCCCATCAACAAGGCCCGGTCCGTGGTTACGGAACTCATCAGCTCCGGGCATGTGGCTCCGGTGTGGCTCGGGCTTTCCGGACAGAACATTGATCAGGGTGCGGCCCTGTATTTCGGGCTGACCAGCCTGCACGGCATGATCGTCACCGAAGTTTTCGAAAAAACCCCGGCCCGGGCGGCCGGCATCCAGCCCGGCGACGTACTCCTGACCGTGAACAATACGGCCGTGCGCGACAAGGACGACTATCTGGTGCGCCTGCGCAGCCAGACCCGTTCCGAAGAACTCACCCTCGGGCTTGTGCGCGGCGGCAAAAACATGCAGGTGCGCGTGCGGCCGGCGGCCATGACCCGCAATGCGGCGGCCAGCCTCATGGCCCGGCGCTGGGGGTTCCGGCTCAAGGACAATCCCCGGGGCCAGGGCGCGATGGTTTCCTCCGTGGAACCCAATACCGCGGCCCAGCGCATTCACCTGCGGCCCGGCGACATCATTCATCAGATCGGCAACCTGCGGCTTCGCAGTGCCGGGGACACGCTGTCCGCATTCCTGCGCAACCGCCTGGCCAACACCATCCTGTTGCGCGTGCAGCGTGATCGGCAGTTGCATTGGGTGCGCATGAGCCTTTGA
- a CDS encoding zinc metalloprotease HtpX — MTSNIKTVLLLGLLTGLLMFLGGMFGGRVGLFIAFMVAIVMNLGSYWYSDKVVLSMYKARDLSRGDAPAIHAMVEELAANAGIPKPRIVLVPQDQPNAFATGRNPENAVVAVTRGIVRMLNPDELRGVLAHEIGHIANRDILVQTVAAVLGGAIVMLANILQFTAIFGIGSDDEDGGNPLAALAMAFLAPVAATLIQMAISRSREFLADETGAKISREPLSLASALAKMDTASRQLPLEGSPATENMFIVSPFSGRRMGNLFSTHPPIQERIQRLQRMARRP, encoded by the coding sequence ATGACGAGCAATATAAAAACCGTTCTTCTGTTGGGTCTGCTCACGGGCCTGCTCATGTTCCTCGGCGGCATGTTCGGCGGCCGCGTCGGGCTGTTCATCGCCTTCATGGTCGCCATTGTCATGAACCTCGGCAGCTATTGGTATTCCGACAAGGTCGTGCTTTCCATGTACAAGGCGCGCGATCTTTCGCGCGGAGACGCCCCGGCCATCCACGCCATGGTGGAGGAGCTGGCCGCCAACGCGGGCATTCCCAAGCCGCGCATCGTGCTGGTGCCCCAGGACCAGCCCAACGCCTTTGCCACGGGACGCAACCCGGAAAATGCGGTGGTGGCCGTGACCCGCGGCATCGTGCGCATGCTCAACCCGGACGAACTCAGGGGCGTGCTGGCCCACGAGATCGGGCATATCGCCAACCGCGACATACTGGTGCAGACCGTGGCCGCGGTGCTGGGCGGCGCCATTGTCATGCTGGCCAACATCCTGCAGTTCACCGCCATTTTCGGCATCGGTTCGGACGACGAGGACGGCGGCAATCCATTGGCCGCGCTGGCCATGGCTTTTCTGGCCCCGGTGGCCGCCACCCTGATCCAGATGGCCATCTCCCGGTCCCGGGAGTTTCTGGCAGACGAGACCGGCGCGAAAATCTCCAGGGAACCCCTGTCCCTTGCCTCGGCTCTGGCAAAGATGGATACGGCCTCCCGACAACTCCCGCTTGAAGGCTCTCCAGCCACGGAAAACATGTTTATCGTCTCCCCGTTCAGCGGGCGGCGCATGGGCAACCTGTTCAGCACGCATCCGCCCATTCAGGAGCGCATCCAGCGCCTGCAACGCATGGCCCGGAGGCCCTAG
- a CDS encoding flavodoxin, with translation MSKVLIVYGSTTGNTETTAEYIAGVFSERGFDVTLKSAEDVSAPELGNGDNVLTLLGSSTWGDDEIELQDDFIPLYEDMDNANLKDRKVSVFGCGDSSYTYFCGAVDAIEEKAEKLGATIVGDSLKIDGDPDRDEICDWAGKVADAVQA, from the coding sequence ATGTCCAAAGTCTTAATCGTGTATGGTTCCACCACAGGCAATACGGAAACCACGGCCGAATACATTGCGGGCGTCTTTTCCGAGCGCGGGTTCGATGTGACCCTCAAGAGCGCGGAAGACGTGTCCGCGCCGGAACTCGGCAACGGCGACAACGTGCTGACTCTGCTCGGCAGCTCCACCTGGGGCGACGACGAGATCGAACTGCAGGACGACTTCATCCCCCTGTACGAGGATATGGATAACGCCAACCTCAAGGACAGGAAGGTCTCCGTGTTCGGATGCGGCGATTCCAGCTACACCTACTTTTGCGGTGCGGTGGACGCCATTGAGGAAAAGGCCGAAAAACTGGGGGCCACCATCGTGGGCGACTCCCTCAAGATCGACGGTGACCCGGATCGCGATGAGATTTGCGACTGGGCCGGAAAAGTGGCTGACGCGGTTCAGGCCTAG
- a CDS encoding OmpA family protein translates to MKRLLLLLALVLVLAGCGKESFVLLPDLDGNVGAISVRPEQGEPVVVNTAYTAVAVSSKSEAGEPEAVSEQRVQRMFAQALKAAPQRPARFILYFFHDSTRLKPDSAKLLPEVVQTWKDRASTDVSVIGHTDSMGDATYNFGLSLRRAKRIGRQLVKRGLPADIVQIISHGEENPLVPTADGVSEPKNRRVEVIVR, encoded by the coding sequence ATGAAACGACTGCTGTTGCTGCTGGCGCTGGTTCTTGTTTTGGCTGGGTGCGGCAAGGAATCCTTTGTACTTTTGCCTGATCTGGACGGCAATGTCGGGGCCATTTCGGTCAGGCCGGAGCAGGGCGAGCCCGTTGTGGTCAACACGGCCTATACCGCCGTTGCCGTGAGCTCCAAGTCCGAGGCGGGCGAACCTGAGGCTGTTTCAGAACAGCGGGTGCAGCGCATGTTCGCTCAGGCGCTCAAGGCCGCGCCCCAGCGCCCGGCACGGTTCATCCTGTATTTTTTCCACGATTCCACGCGGCTCAAGCCGGATTCCGCAAAGCTCCTGCCTGAAGTGGTGCAGACATGGAAGGACCGCGCCTCCACGGACGTGAGCGTCATCGGCCATACCGACTCCATGGGCGACGCCACCTACAACTTCGGGCTTTCCCTGCGCCGGGCCAAACGCATCGGCAGGCAGCTGGTCAAGCGCGGCCTGCCAGCGGACATCGTGCAGATCATCTCCCACGGCGAGGAGAATCCGCTCGTACCCACGGCCGACGGGGTCAGCGAACCGAAAAACCGGCGCGTGGAAGTCATCGTGCGCTAG